From a region of the Streptomyces sp. NBC_00193 genome:
- a CDS encoding DUF5936 domain-containing protein has translation MALLLALAVALSVFGIFHGIRLYRADTKLPSDLMLALEVGATRTTAVGSLVDRIGIRYAPLILRLMGPDRVARKRRQIDTAGNPSGLTIDRYAARRAVYAFLGGIGAFAMLINGQLILALLMVAFGLFWIEAGLWSAIRIRRDHIDRTLPDFLDVLAVVVSAGLGFRPALERVADKYEGPWSDEIRITLQQMTMGVSRRQAFDELRRRNDSEQVAQFVTALQQGEELGSPIVDTLIAIAEDMRRTDAQNARRRAAKAVPKATFVVTMFMLPGTMILLIGGFVYGADVDFGALFGGG, from the coding sequence ATCGCGCTGCTCCTGGCCTTGGCCGTGGCCCTGTCGGTCTTCGGCATCTTCCACGGCATCCGCCTCTACCGCGCCGACACCAAGCTCCCGTCCGACCTGATGCTGGCCCTGGAGGTCGGCGCCACCCGCACGACGGCCGTCGGCTCCCTCGTCGACCGCATCGGCATCCGCTACGCGCCGCTGATACTGCGCCTGATGGGCCCCGACCGGGTGGCGCGCAAACGCCGCCAGATCGACACGGCGGGCAACCCGTCCGGCCTGACCATCGACCGCTACGCCGCCCGCCGCGCCGTGTACGCCTTCCTCGGCGGCATCGGGGCCTTCGCCATGCTGATCAACGGCCAGCTGATCCTGGCGCTGCTGATGGTGGCCTTCGGCCTGTTCTGGATCGAGGCAGGCCTCTGGTCGGCGATCCGGATCCGCCGCGACCACATCGACCGGACCCTGCCGGACTTCCTCGACGTCCTCGCCGTGGTCGTCAGCGCGGGGCTGGGCTTCCGCCCCGCGCTGGAGCGTGTCGCGGACAAGTACGAGGGCCCGTGGTCCGACGAGATCCGGATCACCCTCCAGCAGATGACCATGGGCGTCAGCCGCCGCCAGGCCTTCGACGAGCTGCGCCGGCGCAACGACTCCGAGCAGGTCGCGCAGTTCGTCACCGCCCTCCAGCAGGGCGAGGAACTGGGTTCTCCGATCGTCGACACCCTGATCGCCATCGCCGAGGACATGCGGCGCACGGACGCTCAGAACGCCCGCCGCCGGGCCGCCAAGGCCGTCCCGAAGGCCACCTTCGTCGTCACGATGTTCATGCTCCCCGGGACCATGATCCTCCTGATCGGCGGGTTCGTGTACG
- a CDS encoding CpaF family protein, which yields MSLRSRVNTPDDRHNPREDGRLVSSYRTKLLEEIDLAEMSALAPAERRARLERVLGHIISREGPVLSTVERAQLIRRVVDEALGLGVLEPLLEDPTISEIMVNGPDQIFVERSGRVVQLPLRFASHEQLMQTIERIVSTVNRRVDEANPMVDARLPSGERVNVIIPPLSLTGATLTIRRFPRAFTLHEMIGVGSLDEQMVLLLSGLVAAKLNVIVSGATGTGKTTLLNALSGLIPEGERIITIEDSAELQLQQAHVIRLESRPANVEGKGEITIRDLVRNSLRMRPDRIIVGEVRGGETLDMLQAMSTGHDGSLATVHANSSVDALMRLQTLASMSEVEIPFEALQDQINSAVHVIVQLTRFGDGTRRITEISLLDSHGREPFRITTVCRFAAQPMGPDGRVHGRFEYYPLPRWLADRLYMNNQPIPQAFGVEPVAADPLTDPLPARITRTAL from the coding sequence ATGAGCCTGCGTTCCAGGGTGAACACCCCCGACGACCGCCACAACCCGCGCGAGGACGGCCGCCTGGTCTCCTCGTACCGCACCAAGCTGCTGGAGGAGATCGACCTCGCCGAGATGTCCGCGCTCGCGCCCGCGGAGCGCCGCGCGCGCCTGGAGCGCGTACTCGGCCACATCATCAGCCGCGAGGGGCCGGTCCTCTCCACCGTCGAGCGCGCCCAGCTCATCCGCCGCGTCGTCGACGAGGCCCTCGGCCTCGGCGTGCTCGAACCGCTCCTCGAAGACCCGACCATCTCCGAGATCATGGTCAACGGCCCCGACCAGATCTTCGTGGAACGCTCCGGCCGAGTGGTGCAGCTCCCGCTCCGCTTCGCCTCGCACGAGCAGCTGATGCAGACCATCGAGCGCATCGTCTCCACGGTCAACCGCCGTGTGGACGAGGCCAATCCGATGGTCGACGCCCGCCTGCCCAGCGGCGAGCGCGTCAACGTGATCATCCCGCCGCTCTCGCTGACCGGCGCCACCCTCACCATCCGCCGCTTCCCCCGGGCCTTCACCCTCCACGAGATGATCGGCGTCGGCTCCCTGGACGAGCAGATGGTCCTCCTGCTGTCGGGCCTCGTCGCGGCCAAACTGAACGTGATCGTCTCCGGCGCCACCGGCACCGGCAAGACCACCCTCCTCAACGCCCTCTCCGGCCTGATCCCGGAGGGCGAGCGCATCATCACCATCGAGGACTCCGCCGAGCTTCAGCTCCAGCAGGCGCACGTCATCCGCCTCGAATCCCGCCCCGCCAACGTGGAGGGCAAGGGCGAGATCACCATCCGCGACCTCGTCCGCAACTCCCTGCGCATGCGCCCCGACCGCATCATCGTCGGCGAGGTCCGCGGCGGCGAGACGCTCGACATGCTCCAGGCGATGTCCACCGGCCACGACGGTTCGCTGGCCACGGTGCACGCGAACAGTTCCGTCGACGCCCTGATGCGCCTGCAGACCCTCGCCTCGATGTCCGAGGTGGAGATCCCCTTCGAGGCGCTCCAGGACCAGATCAACAGCGCCGTCCACGTCATCGTCCAGCTCACCCGCTTCGGCGACGGCACGCGCCGCATCACCGAGATCTCCCTCCTCGACTCGCACGGCCGCGAGCCCTTCCGCATCACGACGGTCTGCCGCTTCGCCGCGCAGCCCATGGGCCCCGACGGCCGCGTCCACGGCCGCTTCGAGTACTACCCGCTGCCCCGCTGGCTCGCGGACCGCCTCTACATGAACAACCAGCCGATCCCGCAGGCCTTCGGGGTCGAGCCGGTGGCCGCAGACCCGCTCACCGACCCCCTTCCCGCCCGCATCACCCGGACCGCCCTGTGA
- a CDS encoding Flp pilus assembly protein CpaB: MNSRQRRGVILLILSVLCALAAFGGVLVVMGDVNSKVGNEVVAYRVKGDIAPYTPLAAGQFEEVTVPERWLSETAVTDLGVLKDKLALTSLKKGSLLQNDMFVDKPKLQAGEQEIAIMIDASTGVAGKVTPGAKVNIIGTFKSKKPDGPDQAVVMVANARVINVGKLTPLDTKDKDADKKSPTDAVPITFALSTKDTQRVAYAESFAVHVRLALVAPGTDSAPNPGDHFYTLEGDR; this comes from the coding sequence ATGAACTCACGCCAGCGCCGCGGCGTCATCCTGCTGATCCTGTCGGTCCTGTGCGCCCTCGCCGCCTTCGGCGGAGTCCTCGTGGTGATGGGAGACGTCAACTCCAAGGTCGGCAACGAGGTCGTCGCCTACCGGGTGAAGGGCGACATAGCCCCGTACACCCCCCTGGCGGCCGGCCAGTTCGAGGAAGTCACGGTCCCCGAGCGGTGGCTGTCCGAGACCGCCGTCACCGACCTGGGCGTACTCAAGGACAAGCTGGCGCTCACCTCCCTGAAGAAGGGCTCGCTCCTCCAGAACGACATGTTCGTCGACAAGCCGAAGCTCCAGGCCGGGGAGCAGGAGATCGCGATCATGATCGACGCCTCCACGGGCGTGGCCGGAAAGGTCACCCCCGGCGCCAAGGTCAACATCATCGGCACGTTCAAGAGCAAGAAGCCGGACGGCCCCGACCAGGCCGTTGTCATGGTGGCCAACGCCCGCGTCATCAACGTAGGCAAGCTCACCCCGCTCGACACCAAGGACAAGGACGCCGACAAGAAGAGCCCCACCGACGCCGTCCCGATCACCTTCGCCCTGTCCACCAAGGACACCCAGCGCGTCGCCTACGCCGAGTCCTTCGCGGTGCACGTACGCCTGGCCCTGGTGGCACCCGGCACCGACTCGGCGCCCAACCCGGGCGACCACTTCTACACCCTCGAAGGGGACCGGTGA
- a CDS encoding M14 family metallopeptidase: MRLHHRRRAAVTAALLALALGAPAYGLSATAAPPPTPSTATQDESIVQYEIQGPATAVERTALLRTGASIDEVDTNSVVVSADTMQARKLRALGYELTALPGPPDRSDGRDIAAGINDFPSKDALYHNYAEASAEIDQRIAQYPSIISKRVIGKSYQGRDLVAIKISDNVATDEAEPEVLFTAHQHAREHLTVEMALYLIKEFGSKYGTDSRITNAVNGREIWIIPDLNPDGGEYDIATGSYRSWRKNRQPNAGSSYVGTDENRNWNYKWGCCGGSSSSKSSETYRGPAAESAPEVKAVSDFVRSRVIGGKQQITAAIDFHTYSELVLWPYGWTYNDTAPGLSADDLAVFKKIGTSMAASNGYTPEQSSDLYITDGTIDDWLWGNQKIFGYTFEMYPTGSGGGGFYPPDEVIANETARNKDAVLQLLENADCMYRSIGKQAQYCP, encoded by the coding sequence ATGCGGCTCCACCACCGCCGAAGGGCCGCCGTCACGGCGGCCCTTCTCGCGCTCGCGCTCGGCGCACCCGCCTACGGCCTGAGCGCGACGGCAGCCCCGCCGCCCACCCCGTCGACCGCCACCCAGGACGAGTCGATCGTCCAGTACGAGATCCAGGGCCCGGCCACGGCCGTCGAACGCACCGCCCTGCTCCGTACCGGCGCCTCCATCGACGAGGTGGACACCAACTCCGTCGTCGTCAGCGCCGACACGATGCAGGCCAGGAAGCTGCGCGCCCTCGGCTACGAGCTGACCGCGCTGCCCGGACCGCCGGACCGCTCCGACGGGCGCGACATCGCCGCCGGGATCAACGACTTCCCGTCGAAGGACGCGCTCTACCACAACTACGCCGAGGCGAGCGCGGAGATCGACCAGCGCATCGCCCAGTACCCCTCGATCATCAGCAAGCGGGTCATCGGCAAGTCGTACCAGGGCCGGGACCTCGTAGCGATCAAGATCAGCGACAACGTCGCGACCGACGAGGCCGAGCCCGAGGTGCTCTTCACCGCGCACCAGCACGCCCGCGAGCACCTGACGGTCGAGATGGCCCTCTACCTGATCAAGGAGTTCGGCTCCAAGTACGGGACGGACTCCCGGATCACCAACGCCGTGAACGGCCGCGAGATCTGGATCATCCCCGACCTGAACCCGGACGGCGGCGAGTACGACATCGCCACCGGCTCGTACCGCTCCTGGCGCAAGAACCGGCAGCCCAACGCCGGCTCCTCCTACGTCGGCACGGACGAGAACCGCAACTGGAACTACAAGTGGGGCTGCTGCGGCGGCTCCAGCAGCAGCAAGAGCTCCGAGACCTACCGGGGCCCGGCCGCCGAGTCGGCGCCCGAGGTGAAGGCGGTATCGGACTTCGTGCGCAGCCGCGTGATCGGCGGCAAGCAGCAGATCACGGCCGCCATCGACTTCCACACGTACAGCGAGCTCGTGCTGTGGCCGTACGGGTGGACGTACAACGACACGGCTCCCGGCCTGAGCGCCGACGACCTGGCCGTGTTCAAGAAGATCGGCACCAGCATGGCGGCCAGCAACGGCTACACGCCGGAGCAGTCGAGCGACCTGTACATCACCGACGGGACGATCGACGACTGGCTGTGGGGCAACCAGAAGATCTTCGGCTACACCTTCGAGATGTACCCGACCGGCTCGGGCGGCGGCGGCTTCTACCCGCCGGACGAGGTCATCGCGAACGAGACGGCGCGCAACAAGGACGCGGTGCTGCAGCTCCTGGAGAACGCGGACTGCATGTACCGGTCGATCGGCAAGCAGGCGCAGTACTGCCCGTAG
- a CDS encoding AAA family ATPase, translating into MTTRILPAVGDPESARVIATLLSQLPGAEPAAPVPDSTSLLDTLARLASDSIDELPEVVLVHERIGPLPALELIREVALRFPAVGVVLLTSDASPALFSAAMDSGARGLIGLPLAYEELAARVQAAAQWSVGVRRHLGRGPELPSGPGGKVVTVTGAKGGVGATFAAVQFALAAVAAGRRTALVDLDLQAGDVGSYLDVQFRRSIADLAGIQDISPRVLQDAVYDDRTGLALLLAPADGERGEEVDDRAARHVVAALRARYEVVVIDCGTQVTGANAAAVELADVAVLVTTPDVVAVRAAKRMVRMWERLQVRKAEETTMVVNRWSKQTEIQPALIEKITKTRSVRTPVPANFKELQAVVDAGRVQDLDNRSTVKQALWTVAGELGLLTAPEAQDAPGAPPAEPGAALAVRGSGAVSRLRGKGDRGALGPWTRRGREG; encoded by the coding sequence ATGACCACCCGAATCCTCCCCGCGGTCGGCGACCCGGAGTCCGCCCGCGTCATCGCCACCCTGCTCAGCCAGCTCCCGGGCGCCGAGCCGGCCGCCCCCGTCCCCGACTCCACCTCCCTCCTCGACACCCTCGCCCGGCTCGCGAGCGATTCGATCGACGAGCTGCCCGAGGTGGTCCTCGTCCACGAGCGGATCGGTCCGCTCCCCGCCCTGGAGCTGATCCGCGAGGTCGCCCTGCGCTTCCCCGCGGTCGGCGTCGTCCTCCTCACCTCCGACGCGAGCCCCGCCCTCTTCTCCGCCGCCATGGACTCCGGCGCCCGCGGCCTGATCGGCCTGCCCCTGGCCTACGAGGAGCTCGCCGCCCGCGTCCAGGCCGCCGCCCAGTGGTCCGTGGGCGTACGCCGCCACCTGGGCCGGGGCCCCGAACTGCCCAGCGGCCCGGGCGGCAAGGTGGTCACGGTCACCGGGGCCAAGGGCGGGGTCGGCGCCACCTTCGCGGCCGTGCAGTTCGCACTGGCGGCGGTCGCGGCCGGGCGGCGTACGGCCCTGGTCGACCTGGACCTCCAGGCCGGCGACGTCGGCTCGTACCTCGACGTGCAGTTCCGCCGCTCCATCGCCGACCTCGCCGGCATCCAGGACATCTCCCCGCGGGTGCTGCAGGACGCGGTCTACGACGACCGCACCGGCCTCGCGCTGCTCCTGGCCCCGGCCGACGGCGAACGGGGCGAGGAGGTCGACGACCGGGCCGCCCGGCACGTCGTCGCCGCCCTGCGCGCCCGCTACGAAGTGGTCGTCATCGACTGCGGCACGCAGGTGACCGGCGCCAACGCGGCGGCCGTGGAACTGGCGGACGTGGCCGTCCTGGTCACCACACCCGACGTGGTCGCGGTACGTGCGGCCAAGCGGATGGTCCGGATGTGGGAACGGCTCCAGGTCAGGAAGGCGGAGGAGACCACCATGGTCGTCAACCGATGGTCCAAGCAGACCGAGATCCAGCCCGCCCTGATCGAGAAGATCACCAAGACCCGGTCGGTACGCACCCCCGTGCCGGCCAACTTCAAGGAACTCCAGGCCGTCGTCGACGCGGGCCGCGTACAGGACCTCGACAACCGCTCGACGGTCAAGCAGGCCCTGTGGACGGTGGCGGGGGAGCTGGGGCTGCTGACCGCCCCGGAGGCGCAGGACGCCCCGGGCGCCCCGCCGGCCGAGCCCGGCGCGGCCCTGGCCGTACGGGGCTCCGGTGCCGTGTCCAGACTCCGCGGCAAGGGCGACCGGGGCGCACTCGGGCCGTGGACGCGGCGCGGGCGGGAGGGCTGA
- a CDS encoding glycosyl hydrolase family 18 protein translates to MPLAVTLAAAGLTAVATGTAQAADVNVVRNGGFESGLANWTCTSGSGAVVSSPVFAGAGALKATPAGQDNARCSQVVTVKPSSTYTLSEQVNGSYVYLGATGTGTQDVSTWTPGTGGGFQKLSTTFTTGPSTTQVTVYTHGWYGQPGFVVDEFSVFGPDGGGGTDPSPTIPGAPSGSAVSGQSSSGLTLSWNTVSGATGYYVYQDGVRVQPVTSGTSAQITGLAASTTYSFQVSAYNAAGEGVKGAAVPGTTTSGGGGNPNPSVPKHAVTGYWQNFNNGATVQKISDVSAQYDIIAVSFADATSTPGAITFNLDSAGLGGYTVPQFKADIAAKKAAGKSVILSIGGEKGTISVNDSASATNLANSAYALMQEYGFTGIDIDLENGLNPTYMTQALKALAAKAGPSLVLTMAPQTIDMQSTQGGYFKTALAVKDILTVVNMQYYNSGAMLGCDGKVYSQGSVDFLTALACIQLEGGLDPSQVGIGVPASPSGAGSGYVSPTIVNNALDCLARGTSCGSFKPSKTYPGLRGAMTWSTNWDAKAGSAWSNAVGPKVHGLP, encoded by the coding sequence ATCCCGCTCGCCGTCACCCTCGCCGCCGCCGGCCTCACCGCCGTGGCCACCGGCACCGCCCAGGCCGCCGACGTCAACGTCGTCCGCAACGGCGGCTTCGAGTCCGGCCTCGCCAACTGGACGTGCACCTCCGGCAGCGGCGCCGTCGTCTCCTCCCCCGTCTTCGCGGGGGCCGGCGCCCTCAAGGCCACCCCGGCGGGCCAGGACAACGCCCGGTGCAGCCAGGTCGTCACGGTCAAGCCCAGCTCGACCTACACGCTCAGCGAGCAGGTCAACGGCTCGTACGTGTATCTCGGCGCGACCGGGACCGGCACCCAGGACGTCTCCACCTGGACCCCCGGCACCGGCGGCGGCTTCCAGAAGCTGTCCACCACCTTCACCACCGGCCCGAGCACCACCCAGGTCACCGTCTACACCCACGGCTGGTACGGCCAGCCCGGCTTCGTGGTCGACGAGTTCAGCGTCTTCGGCCCCGACGGCGGAGGCGGCACCGACCCCTCGCCGACCATCCCCGGCGCGCCGTCCGGCAGCGCCGTTTCCGGCCAGAGCTCCAGCGGGCTCACCCTTTCGTGGAACACGGTCAGCGGGGCCACCGGGTATTACGTGTATCAGGACGGCGTCCGCGTCCAGCCCGTGACCTCGGGCACCTCCGCGCAGATCACCGGGCTCGCCGCGTCGACCACGTACTCCTTCCAGGTGAGCGCGTACAACGCGGCCGGCGAGGGCGTGAAGGGTGCCGCCGTCCCCGGCACCACCACGAGCGGCGGGGGCGGCAATCCGAACCCGTCGGTGCCCAAGCACGCGGTGACCGGCTACTGGCAGAACTTCAACAACGGCGCGACCGTCCAGAAGATCTCCGACGTCTCCGCGCAGTACGACATCATCGCCGTCTCCTTCGCCGACGCCACGAGCACGCCGGGCGCCATCACCTTCAACCTCGACTCGGCCGGCCTCGGCGGCTACACGGTCCCCCAGTTCAAGGCGGACATCGCCGCGAAGAAGGCGGCCGGCAAGTCCGTCATCCTGTCCATCGGCGGCGAGAAGGGCACCATCTCGGTCAACGACTCGGCGTCCGCGACCAACCTCGCGAACTCCGCGTACGCGCTGATGCAGGAGTACGGCTTCACCGGGATCGACATCGACCTGGAGAACGGCCTGAACCCGACCTACATGACCCAGGCGCTGAAGGCGCTGGCGGCCAAGGCCGGCCCCTCGCTCGTCCTCACCATGGCCCCGCAGACCATCGACATGCAGTCGACGCAGGGCGGCTACTTCAAGACGGCTCTCGCCGTGAAGGACATCCTCACCGTCGTCAACATGCAGTACTACAACAGCGGCGCGATGCTCGGCTGCGACGGCAAGGTCTACTCCCAGGGCTCGGTGGACTTCCTCACCGCGCTGGCCTGCATCCAGCTGGAGGGCGGGCTCGACCCCTCGCAGGTGGGCATCGGGGTCCCGGCCTCCCCCAGCGGCGCGGGCAGCGGCTACGTCTCGCCGACCATCGTGAACAACGCGCTGGACTGCCTGGCCAGGGGTACGAGCTGCGGCAGCTTCAAGCCCTCGAAGACCTACCCGGGGCTGCGCGGCGCGATGACCTGGTCGACCAACTGGGACGCCAAAGCGGGTAGCGCTTGGTCCAACGCGGTGGGTCCCAAGGTCCACGGCCTGCCGTAG
- a CDS encoding TadE/TadG family type IV pilus assembly protein translates to MNRIRTIRNGDRDRGQVALEYIGFLPFLLLVGLGGIQLGWTAYVTQQAETAARTAARVEARHPDEGVAAGLAAISESLREGAVIQPDVTRDSITMTVTLRINSVVPGIASRRVQRIAVMPNDDPR, encoded by the coding sequence ATGAACCGGATACGCACGATCCGCAACGGTGATCGTGACCGGGGCCAAGTCGCCCTGGAGTACATCGGGTTCCTGCCCTTCCTGCTCCTGGTCGGGCTCGGCGGCATCCAGCTGGGCTGGACCGCGTACGTGACGCAGCAGGCGGAGACGGCCGCCCGTACGGCGGCACGCGTGGAAGCGCGCCATCCGGACGAGGGGGTGGCGGCGGGCCTGGCGGCGATCTCGGAGAGTCTCCGGGAGGGAGCGGTCATCCAGCCGGATGTAACGCGGGACTCGATCACGATGACGGTGACCCTCAGGATCAACTCGGTCGTGCCCGGGATCGCCTCCCGCCGCGTCCAACGGATCGCCGTCATGCCCAACGACGATCCGAGGTGA
- a CDS encoding type II secretion system F family protein, with translation MNPLILLTLGATLLACVLVVTGLHAYAAGRAQRAALIERLSATGLPAPLGRRRRFPGVDRRLRTTKLGRSIERKLGVTGLDLTVGEYFVYMLATVAGIWLVAASFLAPFFGPVAGLIALWGANAFLNWQRARRTERFINQLPDLSRILANATQAGLALRTAIGMAAEELEAPAGEELARVASRLAVGHSIEEALSEIEQRLPSRELVVLVSTLVLSARAGGAIVGSLRNLTVTLEQRKETRREVRTQLSQVTATAYLVPVMGVGSLLLVDAMMPGALDRMTGSVLGQTLVLVALGLFALGFVAIRRLSKIDV, from the coding sequence GTGAACCCACTGATCCTCCTCACCCTCGGCGCCACGCTGCTGGCCTGCGTCCTGGTGGTCACCGGCCTCCACGCCTACGCCGCCGGCCGCGCCCAGCGCGCCGCGCTCATCGAGCGCCTCTCGGCGACCGGACTCCCCGCCCCCCTCGGCCGCAGGCGCCGCTTCCCGGGCGTGGACCGGCGCCTGCGCACGACCAAGCTCGGCCGCAGCATCGAGCGCAAGCTCGGGGTGACCGGCCTGGACCTCACCGTCGGCGAGTACTTTGTCTACATGCTGGCCACGGTCGCCGGGATCTGGCTGGTCGCGGCCTCCTTCCTGGCCCCGTTCTTCGGTCCGGTGGCCGGCCTGATCGCCCTGTGGGGGGCCAACGCCTTCCTCAACTGGCAGCGGGCCCGCCGCACCGAGCGGTTCATCAACCAGCTCCCCGACCTGTCCCGGATCCTCGCCAACGCCACCCAGGCCGGTCTGGCCCTGCGTACGGCCATCGGCATGGCGGCCGAGGAGCTGGAGGCACCGGCCGGCGAGGAGCTGGCGCGCGTGGCCTCCCGGCTCGCGGTCGGGCACTCGATCGAGGAGGCCCTCAGCGAGATCGAGCAGCGTCTGCCCTCGCGGGAGTTGGTCGTCCTCGTCTCCACCCTCGTCCTGTCCGCCCGCGCGGGCGGCGCGATCGTCGGCAGCCTGCGCAACCTGACGGTGACGCTGGAGCAGCGCAAGGAGACCCGTAGAGAGGTCCGTACCCAGCTGTCCCAGGTCACGGCCACCGCCTACCTGGTGCCGGTGATGGGCGTCGGCTCCCTGCTCCTCGTGGACGCGATGATGCCGGGCGCGCTGGACCGGATGACCGGATCCGTCCTCGGGCAGACCCTCGTACTGGTCGCCTTGGGGCTCTTCGCCCTCGGATTCGTCGCCATCCGCCGCCTGTCCAAGATCGACGTATGA
- a CDS encoding TadE/TadG family type IV pilus assembly protein — MSGRRRDRVRGRGDQGQVAFEFVGMLPYILLILVAVWQCVLTGYAYSLVGNAADEAARAGALHGPEACETAGLKHISVGWDAPKVTCTPSGNLYKTTATVNLRVLFPGFDIGVPITGHGGSLNEQEED; from the coding sequence GTGTCCGGGCGGAGACGGGACCGGGTGCGCGGCCGCGGTGATCAGGGGCAGGTGGCGTTCGAGTTCGTCGGCATGCTGCCGTACATCCTGCTGATCCTGGTGGCGGTGTGGCAGTGCGTGCTCACCGGGTACGCGTACTCCCTGGTGGGCAACGCGGCCGACGAGGCCGCGCGAGCGGGGGCCCTGCACGGCCCCGAGGCGTGTGAGACGGCCGGGTTGAAGCACATCTCCGTCGGGTGGGACGCCCCCAAGGTGACCTGCACGCCGTCGGGAAACCTCTACAAGACCACGGCCACGGTGAACCTCCGGGTCCTGTTCCCGGGCTTCGACATAGGCGTCCCCATCACCGGCCACGGCGGCTCCCTGAACGAGCAGGAGGAGGACTGA